A section of the Bacillus pumilus genome encodes:
- the hisS gene encoding histidine--tRNA ligase: protein MSFNIPRGTQDILPGESERWQYVEQIARDTCAAFQYKEIRTPIFEHTELFARGVGESTDIVQKEMYTFEDKKGRSITLRPEGTASTVRSYVENKLFAQPAQPTKLYYIGPMFRYERPQTGRYRQFYQFGIEAIGSKDPAIDAEVISLAMSVYEKAGLSNLKLVINSLGDKESRADYREALVKHFEPRIDEFCHDCQTRLHQNPLRILDCKKDRDHELMATAPSIQDYLNDESRTYFEKVKQYLTDIGVEYVVDPNLVRGLDYYNHTAFEIMSNAEGFGAITTLAGGGRYDGLVEGIGGPESPGIGFAMSIERFLSAIDAEGIDLPLQDGIDLYIAALGDDAKDYAVSLLNRLRKEGISSEMDYTGKKLKGQFKAADRLKAKFIAVLGEDELAQHIVNVKDTTTGEQIEVKLDELIQMMKAHKKA from the coding sequence ATGAGTTTTAATATTCCAAGAGGCACACAGGATATTTTACCTGGAGAGTCAGAACGCTGGCAGTATGTTGAACAAATTGCAAGAGATACATGTGCAGCTTTTCAATACAAAGAAATCCGCACACCGATTTTTGAGCATACAGAGCTATTTGCACGGGGAGTAGGCGAATCAACCGATATCGTTCAAAAAGAGATGTATACATTTGAAGATAAAAAGGGACGCAGCATCACCCTTCGTCCAGAGGGGACAGCATCAACGGTACGTTCCTATGTTGAAAATAAATTATTTGCACAGCCAGCGCAGCCAACAAAGCTGTATTACATCGGGCCAATGTTCCGCTATGAACGTCCGCAAACGGGAAGATATCGTCAATTTTATCAGTTTGGGATTGAAGCGATCGGTTCAAAGGATCCAGCCATTGATGCAGAAGTGATTTCCCTTGCGATGAGTGTTTATGAGAAAGCAGGTCTTTCTAACTTAAAGCTCGTCATTAACAGCCTTGGTGACAAAGAGAGCCGTGCAGACTACCGCGAGGCACTTGTTAAGCACTTTGAGCCAAGAATCGATGAATTCTGTCATGACTGTCAAACTCGTTTACATCAAAATCCGTTGCGAATTCTTGATTGTAAAAAGGATCGTGACCACGAATTGATGGCAACGGCTCCATCCATTCAAGATTACTTAAATGATGAATCACGGACTTATTTTGAAAAGGTCAAACAATACTTAACAGATATAGGCGTTGAATATGTCGTCGATCCGAACTTAGTGCGTGGTCTTGATTACTACAATCACACAGCATTTGAGATCATGAGCAATGCTGAAGGCTTTGGTGCGATTACCACATTAGCCGGCGGTGGCCGATATGATGGACTTGTTGAAGGAATTGGCGGTCCTGAATCACCAGGAATCGGTTTTGCTATGAGTATTGAGCGTTTCCTATCAGCAATCGATGCTGAAGGAATTGATCTTCCACTGCAAGATGGCATTGATCTATACATTGCTGCACTAGGTGATGATGCGAAAGATTACGCTGTTTCATTATTAAATCGTCTGAGAAAAGAAGGCATTTCAAGTGAAATGGACTATACAGGGAAGAAATTAAAAGGACAATTTAAAGCGGCTGATCGATTGAAAGCCAAGTTTATAGCTGTCCTTGGTGAAGATGAGCTCGCGCAGCACATTGTGAATGTAAAAGATACGACAACGGGTGAACAAATTGAAGTGAAGCTTGATGAGCTGATTCAAATGATGAAGGCACACAAGAAGGCGTAA
- the aspS gene encoding aspartate--tRNA ligase produces MFGRTFYCGEVTEDQIGQTVVLKGWVQKRRDLGGLIFIDLRDRTGIVQAVFNPDLSKEALETAESIRNEYVLDIKGTVVAREEATINPNLKTGKIEIQVETVSVLNEAKTPPFVISDQADEVSEDVRLKYRYLDLRRPAMFETMKMRHEVTRAFRHFLDDNGFLDIETPILTKSTPEGARDYLVPSRVHEGEFYALPQSPQLFKQLLMVSGMDRYYQIARCFRDEDLRADRQPEFTQVDIEMSFMSQEDIMTLAEEMMAKVMKDVKGVDLTLPLPRMTYDEAMNSYGSDKPDTRFEMKLVNISDTVKDSDFKVFSGAVKNGGAVKAINVKGAAANYSRKDIDALGAFAANYGAKGLAWLKAEGSELKGPIAKFFDEAKQGELKEKLQVEEGDLLLFVADKTSVVHDALGALRLKLGKELELIDESRFNFLWVVDWPLLEKDEEEGRFYAAHHPFTMPVRDDLELIETSPEDMKAQAYDLVLNGYELGGGSIRIFEKDIQEKMFSLLGFSKEEAYEQFGFLLDAFEHGVPPHGGIALGLDRLVMLLAGRSNLRDTIAFPKTASASCVLTDAPGHVSEAQLDELSLAIKTKVKQ; encoded by the coding sequence GTGTTTGGTAGAACTTTTTATTGTGGAGAAGTAACAGAAGACCAAATCGGTCAAACTGTTGTATTAAAAGGATGGGTTCAAAAAAGACGTGACCTTGGCGGATTAATCTTTATCGATCTGCGTGACCGTACAGGAATTGTACAAGCGGTTTTCAATCCAGACCTTTCAAAAGAGGCGCTTGAGACAGCAGAATCGATTCGTAATGAATATGTCCTTGATATTAAAGGTACGGTTGTGGCAAGAGAAGAAGCAACAATCAATCCAAATCTAAAAACAGGGAAAATTGAAATACAAGTCGAAACGGTCAGCGTGTTAAATGAAGCGAAAACTCCTCCTTTTGTGATTTCAGATCAAGCGGATGAGGTATCAGAAGATGTGCGCCTTAAATACCGTTACTTAGACCTTCGCCGTCCTGCTATGTTTGAAACGATGAAAATGCGACATGAAGTCACTAGAGCATTCCGACATTTCCTAGATGATAACGGCTTCCTAGATATTGAAACACCGATTTTAACAAAAAGTACGCCAGAGGGTGCACGTGACTATCTTGTTCCAAGCCGTGTACATGAAGGAGAGTTCTATGCCTTGCCTCAGTCCCCGCAATTATTTAAACAATTGCTAATGGTCTCAGGTATGGATCGTTATTATCAAATTGCCCGCTGCTTTAGAGATGAAGACTTACGTGCTGACCGTCAGCCGGAATTCACACAAGTCGATATCGAAATGTCCTTTATGAGTCAAGAGGACATTATGACGCTTGCTGAAGAGATGATGGCAAAGGTGATGAAAGACGTCAAAGGCGTAGATCTGACATTGCCATTACCTCGTATGACATATGATGAAGCGATGAACTCTTATGGATCTGATAAACCAGATACACGTTTTGAGATGAAGCTTGTCAACATTTCAGACACGGTAAAAGACTCTGACTTCAAAGTTTTTAGCGGAGCTGTGAAAAATGGTGGAGCTGTGAAAGCCATCAATGTCAAAGGAGCAGCAGCGAACTACTCAAGAAAAGACATTGATGCCCTTGGTGCATTTGCAGCGAACTACGGTGCAAAAGGTCTAGCTTGGCTTAAAGCAGAAGGGTCAGAATTAAAAGGACCAATTGCTAAATTCTTTGACGAAGCAAAGCAAGGAGAATTAAAAGAGAAGCTGCAAGTCGAAGAAGGCGACCTTTTACTTTTTGTTGCAGATAAGACGTCTGTTGTCCATGATGCACTTGGCGCCCTTCGTCTAAAACTCGGCAAAGAGCTTGAACTCATCGATGAGTCTCGATTCAACTTCTTATGGGTTGTTGATTGGCCGCTGCTTGAAAAAGATGAAGAAGAAGGCCGTTTCTATGCTGCCCATCATCCATTCACAATGCCAGTACGCGACGATCTTGAATTAATTGAGACAAGCCCAGAAGACATGAAGGCACAGGCTTACGATCTTGTCCTGAATGGCTATGAGCTTGGCGGAGGTTCGATTCGTATTTTCGAAAAGGACATTCAAGAAAAAATGTTTAGCTTACTTGGGTTTTCAAAAGAAGAGGCTTATGAACAATTTGGCTTCCTTCTAGATGCTTTTGAGCACGGTGTTCCCCCGCACGGCGGAATCGCACTTGGTCTTGACCGATTAGTGATGCTGCTTGCTGGGCGCTCTAACCTAAGAGACACGATTGCTTTCCCGAAAACGGCAAGTGCGAGCTGCGTGCTAACAGATGCTCCTGGCCATGTGAGCGAGGCGCAGCTTGATGAGTTAAGCTTAGCCATTAAAACAAAAGTAAAACAGTAA
- a CDS encoding tRNA threonylcarbamoyladenosine dehydratase encodes MLHQFSRNELAIGKEGLNILKNSTVAVLGVGGVGSFAVEALARSGVGRIVLVDKDDIDITNVNRQLPALLSTVGQPKVDLMQARIADINPECEVVALKMFYTEETYEQFFEYPLDYVIDASDTIHYKIHLMKECLKRGVNIISSMGAANKTDPTRFKIDDISKTHTDPIAKVVRTRLRKEGIRKGIEVIFSDESPIVIREDVRKEVGNDEAKIRKAQMPPSSNAFVPSVAGLIMGGHVIMQLLKDIPITRVKDK; translated from the coding sequence TTGTTACATCAGTTTTCAAGAAACGAGCTTGCCATTGGCAAGGAAGGCTTAAATATATTAAAAAACAGTACAGTTGCAGTGCTTGGTGTGGGCGGCGTTGGCTCATTTGCAGTCGAGGCACTCGCTCGTTCAGGCGTTGGCCGTATTGTTCTTGTTGATAAAGATGATATTGATATTACAAATGTAAATCGTCAGCTGCCAGCATTGCTTTCAACAGTGGGTCAGCCAAAGGTTGACTTAATGCAGGCGAGAATCGCTGATATTAATCCAGAATGTGAAGTGGTTGCGCTCAAGATGTTTTATACAGAGGAAACATATGAGCAATTTTTTGAATATCCGCTTGATTATGTCATCGATGCATCAGATACGATTCACTATAAAATTCATTTAATGAAAGAGTGTCTGAAACGAGGTGTGAACATCATTTCGAGTATGGGAGCTGCAAACAAAACAGATCCGACTCGCTTCAAAATTGATGACATTTCAAAAACCCATACCGACCCAATTGCAAAAGTCGTGAGAACGCGTCTACGCAAAGAAGGGATTCGTAAAGGAATTGAAGTCATTTTCTCTGATGAAAGTCCGATTGTGATTCGCGAAGATGTTAGAAAAGAAGTTGGAAATGATGAAGCGAAGATTCGCAAGGCACAAATGCCGCCATCTTCCAATGCATTCGTCCCATCTGTTGCAGGACTGATCATGGGTGGTCATGTGATTATGCAGCTTTTGAAAGATATTCCAATTACACGTGTGAAGGATAAATAA
- a CDS encoding replication-associated recombination protein A, whose protein sequence is MKPLAYRMRPSHIEDIIGQEHLVGEGQIIRRMVEAKHLSSMILYGPPGIGKTSIATAIAGSTSIAFRTLNAVIHNKKDMEAVAAEAKMSGQVILILDEVHRLDKGKQDFLLPYLENGMIILIGATTANPYHAINPAIRSRTQIFELKPLETEQIKAALTRALQDEHRGLGGYEVTVDDEAMHHFANGCGGDVRSALNALELAVLSTKADEAGHIVITLAAAEECLQKKSFSHDKNGDAHYDVLSAFQKSIRGSDADAALHYLARLIEAGDLESISRRLLVMAYEDIGLASPQAGPRVLSAVQTAERVGFPEARIPLANAVIELCLSPKSNSAYKAIDAALGDIRSGKIGEIPVHLKDAHYKGATALGRGVDYLYPHDYENGWVKQQYLPDPLKNKQYYEPKQTGKFEGALKQVYENLKRQK, encoded by the coding sequence ATGAAACCTTTAGCGTACCGGATGCGCCCAAGTCATATTGAAGACATCATTGGGCAGGAGCATCTCGTTGGAGAAGGTCAAATTATTAGACGAATGGTCGAGGCAAAACATTTATCCTCGATGATTTTATATGGACCGCCGGGCATCGGCAAAACATCAATTGCGACGGCGATCGCTGGCAGTACAAGCATTGCGTTTCGGACGTTGAATGCGGTCATTCATAACAAAAAGGATATGGAAGCTGTCGCCGCTGAAGCGAAAATGAGCGGCCAGGTCATCCTCATTTTAGACGAGGTTCACAGGCTTGATAAAGGAAAGCAAGATTTTCTTCTTCCTTATTTAGAAAATGGCATGATCATTTTAATTGGTGCAACGACGGCTAACCCTTATCATGCAATTAATCCTGCCATCCGGAGCCGGACACAAATATTTGAGCTAAAACCGCTTGAAACAGAGCAAATCAAGGCTGCGTTAACAAGAGCATTACAGGATGAACATCGCGGCCTTGGCGGTTATGAAGTGACAGTGGACGATGAAGCGATGCATCATTTTGCCAACGGATGCGGCGGAGACGTACGCTCTGCTTTAAATGCATTAGAACTAGCTGTCTTATCGACAAAAGCAGATGAAGCTGGGCATATTGTGATCACTCTTGCCGCAGCAGAAGAATGTTTACAAAAAAAGAGCTTCTCACATGATAAGAATGGTGATGCTCATTATGATGTCCTCTCGGCTTTTCAAAAATCCATTAGAGGATCTGATGCAGATGCGGCACTACATTACCTTGCCAGATTGATTGAAGCAGGAGACCTTGAAAGCATTTCAAGAAGGCTACTCGTGATGGCTTACGAAGATATTGGCTTAGCTAGTCCTCAAGCTGGACCTCGTGTGTTAAGCGCTGTTCAGACAGCAGAAAGAGTCGGTTTCCCGGAAGCACGAATTCCGCTGGCTAATGCAGTCATTGAACTGTGTCTTTCTCCTAAGTCCAACTCAGCATATAAGGCAATCGATGCGGCACTTGGTGACATTCGTTCAGGGAAAATAGGTGAAATCCCTGTTCATTTAAAAGATGCTCACTACAAAGGAGCTACAGCACTCGGTAGAGGTGTCGACTACTTATATCCACACGATTATGAAAACGGCTGGGTGAAGCAGCAGTACCTACCTGATCCGCTGAAAAACAAACAATACTATGAACCGAAGCAAACAGGCAAATTTGAAGGCGCACTGAAACAAGTATATGAGAATTTAAAACGCCAAAAATAA
- the cymR gene encoding cysteine metabolism transcriptional regulator CymR, translating into MKISTKGRYGLTIMIELAKKHGEGPTSLKSIAQNNNLSEHYLEQLVSPLRNARLVKSIRGAYGGYVLAHEPNEITAGDIIRVLEGPISPVEVIENEEPAKRELWIRIRDAVKDVLDNTTLEDLASYTDDGNQDAYMFYI; encoded by the coding sequence TTGAAAATTTCAACTAAAGGCAGATATGGTCTAACGATCATGATCGAATTAGCCAAAAAACATGGCGAAGGCCCTACATCATTAAAATCAATCGCTCAAAACAATAATTTGTCTGAGCATTATTTAGAGCAGCTTGTATCACCACTTCGGAATGCCCGTCTTGTGAAAAGTATTCGCGGTGCATATGGCGGCTATGTTCTTGCACATGAACCGAACGAGATCACAGCCGGTGATATTATTCGTGTATTAGAAGGACCGATTAGTCCTGTCGAAGTTATTGAAAACGAAGAACCAGCAAAGCGTGAACTTTGGATTCGAATTCGTGATGCAGTAAAAGACGTACTAGACAATACAACTCTTGAAGACTTGGCAAGCTATACAGATGACGGAAATCAAGACGCGTATATGTTCTACATTTAG
- a CDS encoding cysteine desulfurase family protein, with protein MERIYLDHAATTPMDQRIVDKMIPYFTEIFGNPSSIHSYGREARKWLDEAREVIAGELHCKPQEVILTSGGTEADNLAITGVAMARQHEGKHIITAKTEHHAVLHTCERLEKLGFDVTYLDVDETGLIHLEQLKQALRDDTILVTIMYGNNETGVIQPIKDIGELMHHHTAHFHTDAVQAFGTMPIDVADLHIDLLSASGHKLNGPMGTGFLYVNEGVKLSPQLFGGEQERKRRAGTENVAGIVGLAEAVQLTKQNRREKAMHYGKLKEIMLQVFDEESLIFSINGHPKETLPHILNVHFPGVSIESLLVNLDMEGIAVSSGSACTAGSVLPSHVLSAMYGEEADKLTSSVRISFGLGNEEDHVKQAARKIAAVVKRLAK; from the coding sequence ATGGAACGAATCTATTTAGATCATGCGGCAACAACGCCGATGGATCAGCGTATCGTGGACAAGATGATCCCTTACTTTACAGAGATATTTGGCAATCCTTCTAGCATTCATTCATATGGGCGCGAGGCAAGAAAGTGGCTTGATGAAGCAAGAGAAGTGATTGCAGGAGAATTACACTGTAAACCACAGGAAGTCATCCTCACAAGTGGAGGAACAGAGGCGGACAACCTGGCGATTACAGGTGTGGCTATGGCAAGGCAGCATGAAGGAAAACATATTATCACAGCAAAAACAGAGCATCATGCGGTGCTCCACACATGTGAACGCCTAGAGAAGCTAGGATTTGATGTGACATATTTAGATGTGGATGAAACGGGATTGATTCATCTAGAACAACTAAAACAGGCACTAAGAGATGATACAATTCTTGTGACCATCATGTACGGCAACAATGAAACAGGTGTAATTCAACCAATCAAAGACATTGGCGAACTCATGCACCATCACACTGCGCATTTTCATACAGACGCCGTGCAGGCGTTTGGAACAATGCCAATCGATGTAGCAGACCTTCATATTGATCTTTTATCTGCTTCTGGTCATAAGCTAAATGGTCCAATGGGAACTGGCTTTTTATATGTAAACGAAGGCGTAAAACTTTCTCCGCAATTGTTCGGTGGAGAACAAGAAAGAAAACGCCGTGCTGGTACAGAAAATGTGGCAGGGATCGTGGGACTTGCAGAAGCTGTTCAATTAACGAAGCAAAATAGAAGAGAAAAAGCCATGCATTATGGTAAGCTCAAAGAAATCATGCTGCAAGTATTCGATGAGGAATCACTTATTTTCTCTATCAATGGGCATCCGAAAGAGACATTGCCTCATATTTTAAATGTTCATTTCCCGGGTGTTTCCATCGAATCGTTACTTGTGAATTTAGATATGGAAGGAATTGCTGTTTCAAGTGGATCTGCATGTACGGCTGGATCCGTCCTTCCTTCGCACGTGTTAAGCGCCATGTATGGCGAAGAAGCAGACAAGCTGACATCCTCAGTCAGAATAAGCTTCGGTCTTGGGAATGAAGAGGATCACGTGAAGCAGGCAGCACGTAAGATAGCAGCTGTTGTCAAACGCTTAGCCAAATAA
- the mnmA gene encoding tRNA 2-thiouridine(34) synthase MnmA translates to MTKRPEDTRVVVGMSGGVDSSVAALMLKEQGYDVIGIFMKNWDDTDENGVCTATEDYEDVIRVCNQIGIPYYAVNFEKQYWDKVFQYFLDEYKAGRTPNPDVMCNKEIKFKAFLEHALSLGADYLATGHYARVDRTGDEVKMLRGLDANKDQTYFLNQLTQEQLDKVMFPIGDLEKKRVRELAKEAELATATKKDSTGICFIGERNFKTFLSQYLPAQPGVMQTMDGEVKGEHDGLMYYTIGQRQGLGIGGSGDPWFVVGKDLEQNILFVEQGFHNPLLYSESISAVNISWTRPHIVGENGELTCTAKFRYRQEDHHVKVKMTGEQEAMVIFDEPVRAVTPGQAVVFYDGDECLGGGTIDDVFKDGQKLSYV, encoded by the coding sequence ATGACAAAAAGACCAGAAGACACAAGAGTTGTGGTCGGTATGTCCGGTGGAGTCGACTCATCAGTTGCCGCTCTTATGCTAAAAGAGCAAGGCTATGATGTGATCGGCATATTTATGAAAAACTGGGATGACACAGATGAAAATGGTGTGTGTACAGCAACGGAGGATTATGAGGATGTCATCCGCGTCTGTAACCAAATTGGAATCCCTTATTATGCAGTGAATTTCGAAAAGCAATATTGGGACAAAGTGTTTCAATATTTCCTTGATGAATATAAAGCAGGCAGAACGCCAAACCCAGATGTCATGTGTAACAAAGAAATTAAGTTTAAAGCGTTTCTTGAGCATGCATTGTCGCTCGGTGCGGATTATTTAGCAACAGGTCACTATGCGCGCGTCGACAGAACTGGCGATGAAGTTAAAATGCTTAGAGGTCTTGATGCGAACAAAGACCAAACGTATTTCTTAAATCAGCTGACTCAGGAACAGCTTGATAAAGTCATGTTCCCAATCGGTGATTTAGAGAAGAAAAGGGTTCGTGAATTGGCAAAAGAAGCAGAGCTCGCAACCGCAACGAAAAAAGATTCAACGGGTATTTGCTTTATTGGGGAAAGAAACTTTAAAACGTTCCTCAGTCAATATTTACCTGCACAGCCTGGCGTGATGCAGACGATGGACGGAGAAGTCAAAGGGGAGCACGATGGACTGATGTATTACACGATCGGTCAGCGCCAAGGTCTTGGCATTGGCGGCAGCGGTGATCCTTGGTTTGTCGTTGGAAAAGACTTGGAACAAAATATTTTGTTTGTCGAACAAGGTTTTCACAATCCACTTTTATATTCTGAAAGCATTTCAGCCGTCAATATCAGCTGGACTCGTCCTCATATTGTCGGTGAAAACGGTGAATTAACATGCACAGCTAAATTCAGATACCGTCAAGAAGATCACCATGTGAAGGTCAAAATGACAGGTGAGCAAGAAGCGATGGTCATCTTTGATGAACCTGTTCGTGCTGTGACACCAGGACAGGCGGTTGTCTTTTATGATGGCGACGAATGTCTAGGTGGCGGAACTATTGACGATGTCTTTAAAGACGGCCAAAAGCTGTCGTACGTGTAA
- a CDS encoding tetratricopeptide repeat protein yields MNHNEIGIEALNQGNIEKAAEAFTKAIEESPKDPVPYINFANLLSSINEFERALNFFQKAIELDHAAAAAYYGAGNVYTLKEDFMKAKDYFEQALKAGMENSDLFYMLGQTLIKLEQPKLAMPYLQRAIELNEDDNEARFQFGMCLANEQLLEEAVTTFTEVVTRDPQHADAFYNLGVAYAYLEKKDEALEMLGKAIDVQPDHMLALHAQKLIQEAE; encoded by the coding sequence ATGAATCATAACGAAATTGGCATAGAAGCCTTAAATCAGGGGAACATCGAAAAAGCGGCGGAAGCTTTTACGAAAGCCATTGAAGAAAGCCCGAAAGACCCGGTTCCATATATTAACTTTGCGAACTTACTTTCAAGCATCAATGAATTTGAACGCGCGTTAAACTTCTTTCAAAAAGCCATTGAACTTGATCACGCCGCAGCTGCAGCCTATTACGGAGCAGGAAATGTATACACATTAAAAGAAGACTTTATGAAAGCAAAAGACTATTTTGAACAAGCACTAAAAGCGGGCATGGAAAATAGTGATTTGTTTTATATGCTGGGGCAGACGCTCATTAAATTAGAGCAGCCGAAGCTTGCGATGCCTTATCTTCAGCGTGCCATCGAACTGAATGAAGATGATAACGAAGCAAGATTCCAATTTGGCATGTGCTTAGCCAATGAACAATTGCTGGAAGAAGCGGTGACAACCTTTACTGAGGTAGTCACGCGTGATCCGCAGCATGCAGATGCCTTTTATAATTTAGGAGTTGCGTATGCATATTTAGAGAAAAAAGACGAAGCGCTTGAGATGCTTGGAAAAGCCATTGACGTGCAGCCTGATCATATGCTGGCACTACATGCGCAAAAGCTGATTCAAGAGGCAGAATAG
- a CDS encoding ATP-dependent RecD-like DNA helicase, producing the protein MQEHPDQMKLEDEPFLKGTVQAVIFHNESNLYSVLKVKVIETSENLEEKTASVTGYFPALHEEETYTFYGKVTSHPKFGEQFQATHFQKEVPTTKQGIIHYLSSDLFEGIGKKTAEEIVGKLGSETLHKIMRDPAVLYDVPRLSKKKADKLAAALQEHQGLEQIMISLNQYGFGPQLSMKIYQVYESETLQKIEENPYQLVKDVEGIGFIKADELGARTGISGSDPERIRAALLYTVETASLQDGHTYIQTKDLIVETRKLLNQTGNEYKVTEMDVADQIIALGEGKEMIIEDERCYHPSLFYAEQSVAKRIQKIVSQTEYADQFPESEFLLALGELEERLGVQYAPTQKEAIQKALMSPMLLLTGGPGTGKTTVIKGIVELYSDLHGVSLDPSDYKKDESFPFVLAAPTGRAAKRMTESTGLPAVTIHRLLGWNGSEGFSHDDEQPIEGKLVIIDESSMLDIWLANHLFKAIPDHIQVIMVGDEHQLPSVGPGQVLRDLLASQAVPAVTLTDIYRQADGSSIVELAHDMKNGVLPKDITARSKDRSFIKCSADQMKEVIEKVVSNAAQKGYSAKDIQVLAPMYKGKAGINELNKMLQHILNPKKPKGREIPFGDVVYRTGDKVLQLVNQPENNIFNGDIGEIVSIFYAKENTEKEDMAVISFDGNEITFTKKDFHQFTHAYCCSIHKSQGSEFPIVVLPVVRSYYRMLRRNLLYTAITRSKKFLILCGEESALEWGVKNNEDSLRQTSLTMRLVQTEEVMDAELAALQKELPFSVHDANIGMEGITPFDFMHE; encoded by the coding sequence GTGCAGGAACATCCAGATCAAATGAAGCTTGAGGACGAACCATTTTTAAAGGGGACAGTTCAAGCCGTTATTTTCCATAATGAAAGTAATTTATATTCGGTGTTAAAGGTGAAAGTCATTGAAACATCGGAAAACTTAGAGGAAAAAACAGCATCTGTCACAGGCTACTTCCCAGCACTTCATGAGGAGGAAACTTACACCTTCTATGGCAAAGTTACAAGCCATCCGAAGTTTGGTGAACAGTTTCAGGCGACTCATTTTCAAAAGGAAGTACCGACAACAAAACAAGGAATAATCCATTATCTTTCAAGTGATTTATTTGAGGGGATAGGCAAAAAGACAGCGGAAGAAATTGTAGGAAAGCTTGGCAGTGAGACGCTTCATAAAATTATGCGTGACCCAGCGGTTTTGTATGACGTTCCGCGCTTATCAAAAAAGAAGGCTGATAAGCTGGCTGCAGCGCTCCAAGAGCATCAAGGATTGGAACAAATTATGATCAGCTTGAATCAATACGGCTTTGGTCCGCAGCTCAGCATGAAGATTTATCAAGTGTACGAAAGTGAGACGCTGCAGAAGATTGAAGAAAACCCGTATCAGCTCGTCAAGGATGTTGAAGGGATCGGATTTATTAAGGCAGATGAACTTGGCGCTAGAACCGGCATCTCAGGAAGTGACCCAGAGCGAATTCGTGCAGCCTTGCTTTATACAGTGGAGACAGCCAGTCTTCAGGACGGTCATACGTACATACAAACAAAGGATTTGATCGTCGAAACCCGAAAACTGCTCAATCAAACAGGCAATGAGTACAAAGTGACGGAAATGGACGTCGCCGATCAGATCATTGCACTTGGCGAAGGGAAAGAGATGATCATTGAGGATGAGCGCTGCTATCATCCGTCCTTATTTTATGCCGAGCAAAGTGTCGCGAAACGTATACAAAAAATCGTCTCCCAAACGGAATATGCAGATCAATTTCCTGAATCAGAATTCCTTCTAGCCCTTGGTGAGCTAGAGGAACGGCTGGGCGTCCAATATGCGCCGACACAAAAGGAAGCGATTCAAAAGGCACTCATGTCCCCAATGCTGCTTTTAACAGGCGGACCTGGGACTGGGAAGACAACAGTCATTAAAGGGATTGTTGAGCTTTACAGCGATCTTCATGGTGTATCACTTGACCCAAGTGATTATAAAAAGGATGAATCCTTCCCATTTGTGCTTGCGGCACCAACTGGGCGAGCAGCTAAACGGATGACAGAATCAACAGGGCTTCCAGCTGTGACGATTCACCGGCTGCTTGGTTGGAACGGATCAGAAGGATTTTCTCATGATGATGAACAGCCGATTGAAGGAAAGCTTGTCATCATTGATGAATCAAGTATGCTAGATATTTGGCTTGCGAATCATTTGTTTAAAGCCATTCCTGACCATATACAAGTGATCATGGTGGGGGATGAACATCAGCTTCCGTCTGTCGGACCAGGCCAGGTGTTAAGAGACTTGCTTGCATCACAAGCCGTGCCAGCGGTTACCCTAACAGATATTTACCGGCAGGCAGACGGCTCCAGCATTGTTGAACTTGCACATGATATGAAAAATGGTGTCCTGCCAAAGGATATTACCGCACGTTCAAAGGATCGATCTTTCATCAAATGCTCAGCTGATCAAATGAAAGAAGTGATTGAGAAAGTCGTCAGCAATGCTGCTCAAAAAGGCTATTCAGCTAAAGATATTCAAGTGCTTGCGCCCATGTATAAAGGAAAAGCAGGCATTAATGAGCTCAATAAAATGCTGCAGCACATTTTGAATCCTAAAAAACCAAAAGGTCGAGAAATTCCTTTTGGTGATGTGGTGTACCGGACTGGTGATAAAGTGCTTCAGCTTGTGAATCAGCCAGAGAACAATATTTTTAACGGTGATATTGGCGAAATTGTCTCCATTTTTTATGCGAAAGAAAACACAGAAAAAGAAGATATGGCTGTGATCTCCTTTGATGGGAATGAAATCACTTTTACTAAAAAGGATTTTCATCAATTTACACATGCCTATTGTTGCTCTATCCACAAATCACAAGGCAGTGAATTCCCTATCGTTGTACTACCAGTCGTGAGAAGTTATTACAGAATGCTTCGGCGAAATTTGCTGTACACAGCCATTACACGAAGTAAAAAGTTTTTAATTCTGTGCGGCGAGGAATCAGCACTGGAGTGGGGCGTGAAAAACAATGAGGATTCCCTCAGACAAACGTCCTTAACGATGCGGCTCGTGCAAACCGAAGAGGTTATGGATGCGGAGCTTGCAGCACTTCAAAAAGAACTGCCGTTTAGCGTGCATGATGCAAATATCGGTATGGAGGGAATCACTCCATTTGATTTTATGCATGAATAA